The DNA segment ATCCTGAAATGTTGGATTCTTCAATCCTTATAACAATTGACCCTATTTAACTCTCCTGCAAATACCAAAATTGTTTCTTTGTATCATCCTTtggtatcttttgtcttttaatgaATTTTCTGATTCCCCGCTTCCCcccataattatatatttctttctggcAGACCACTTAGTGCCTTGTGATATTTTAAGCATTCCTACAGTCTCAATTTAGCTCGACCAGTTGCCAcctgccttttttttctttttccctttttttctctcattttttttaccttttaagcCATTCTTCATTACCATTATTGAATAAATGGTTGAAgatgctgtgtatgtatatatatttttatatatacacacttgcaaattttattgttttatagttGTCTGCTTTAGTCTTGCTTCATTTTAGTtgctaaagcaattttttttatttcttttccaggATGGCCCCTTGCATATTGGAACATCTGATTATTCTGTATCAGCAGATTTGGCGACGCCTTCATATTTTAAGAACCACATAGTCATGCCACTCAAGAGTATAGCATCCAGTATCAAATAAAGTATTTTAGACTTGTTGAGTCTTTGAGAATCTTATTCCATTATTGTATTCTGTTCTGTAATTCAATTGCTAAAATGTGTGGGGTAAAATTGAACATTTTACTGTTTTCTTGTAACATTTTAATCGTCATGATTTAAAGGTCTAAAAATATCAAACACCTCTTCAATGGGTAGCAAACACTGGTTTTATGTAACATTCCTATACGGTGTCTTAATATTCCTGGTCTTCAAAATCTGTACCTCTTAATTCACTCGGTTTACACTTTGTTGCATGCTTTTTGCAATTGAGGATTTTTACAAGTTTTTTCttatgttgtgtgcgtgtgtgagtcacAAAAGAAACCAATTTTATCCATTAAAAAATGCTATTTCAATGGTTTAGAATGGATTTCTTAATCATTCTGTGTAGGGAATTCTTGCTGATTTCTTGCATTTTCCTTTCAGTTGTCACATggtaaaaagacagaaaatgctgacaaaaaacCAACAGATAGAGCATTTCCGTGAGTTGCTtgacattattttgttttctccattttattttaaaaacttcatTCCAATTAGCTCTGTTAATTAACTAGGACTTGGCTCTTGATCCCAACATGTGCCTCAGACCTCTTGGTGATATAGTACAAAACAGCCCATTTCAAAATGTTAATGCTTGAATTAAAATTGTTGACAGCATCTTAAAAGCAACACAGTCTTGATTATGGAAAGATTGTGTTTGGTAGCATCCTATCTGAGGCCTCTTGTTTGTGGCctattttaaattgtttatatttcagttaaaaatattttatcggAATTTTGTACAAGAACATGCTGAgaaatcattttactaaatttgtagtttttttttaaaattaattcccaaatttattgaaatacaagcaatacattttattaaagttttattGTGAAGACTTAACCATTAATTCCCTTTTCCTTCTAGCAAGAGGTAGACCCAATGTTGGGGAATTTGACCCACTCAATTCCAGTGTATGATCAGAGGGCACAGTTCATAGCTTCAGTTCATTTTTGACCCTCATAACCTCTGTAACTTTTGAATGCATCAATAACTCAATTTGAAAAGGCCTGTATGTTTATTGGAAATTATTTTGATAGGGGCCAAACATCTCAGCTAGccattcaattttatttaattagtttagtTCCTGGGTACATTCTGAAGACGTTAACTACTACTGTGTTTCAAATTCATAATTCCTGTAATTGTGATCTTTCTCAAGAATTTAGAACAAAATTATCAACTGCTTTCAAATATTCCTGGGTTCTGTGGAATAATGTTGGTTTTATTTGGCTTTTACTCTTTTTAACCTGTCTGTGTTGCTTATGCATCTGTAGTTCATCATGTACTTGTGTTTTATCTATTGAAGACCAAGAAAGCCTTTGGGTCAAGGAGGACTATCCAATTTTAACAGTCGTTTCACACCCGGcagctttaacaacaacaacaacaacaactggtcAGACAACTATGACCAAAGGCCACGGTTTCGTGACAACTTCCCAGATTATTATGAAAGGGATGGACGAATGCCATCTGTTCCAGACAGGTATCCAGGTGGGCCGATGTCCGACAGAATGGGATCCATGCAAGACAGGTACCCTGCACAAGGACCACCAAGAGATCGCATGATGCCTCCACAACACTCAGAAAGATTTCCTTCCTCCCAGCCTGACAGAATGAGACCCTCCAGTCCATTTGATAGGAGAGGAGCACCGCCGCCTCCTCATGCCATGAGAGACAACTACTATATGGACAGAGACCCTTACTACCGTGAGAGAAGTCCTCTTTCTCGGATGCCTCCTGATTATTATGATAGAAATATGAAACGGTCAGTATTTTCCCCTTTTTGATTGTCAACATTTCGTTATATGATAATTAATTTAGTCAGTCCTCTCTTCTTGCAAAATCTCTCTTACCTCACTTTTCGTTTCCTTACAGAGACTACCCACCTTCTCCATATCAGAATAATGATAACATGGGTGGTTTCAAGAGAGACACCCCGATGGGTCGAGACATGGGTATGCGATCGATGGGCATGGATGCTCCAGTCCGAGACCAGATGCCATCTTCTCGTGGTGGAATGGAACCAATGAGGAGAGACAATATGGTTGGCAATAGGGGTCCTGGTCCTATGGGGGTCGGTCGAGATTCCTACAGGCAAGGAGATTCAATGGACCATCACAACATGGGAAATCGACAGATGGGTTCAATGATGCGAGACCGTCAAGAGatgggtggtggaggaggtggcaTGAACAACTCTGGCGGCTATAACAGCTACAATGGTCAGCaacagggtggtggtggtggcggcggcggtggtgggggAGGTGGTTACGGCATGAACCATTCTTACAACAACTTCAATAATGACCGATCGAGATCTGGTCCTGGTATGGACAATAACTACAGGGAGAACTACAGAGATAACAACTATAGAGAGAATAATTACAGGGAGAACAACTACCGAGACAACTACCAAGGaatggggggaggaggaggaggcggggtggtggtggtaatatggggggtggtggaggtggaagaCAGCAAATGGGCTCGCAAAAAAAGGGTAACTTACCTGACCAAAGTTTTTTACAGACAggtccaatatttttttaaaatatgaatcctTTCTCAGATTATAGatactactaataatgataataatagtggttctttgaaaagtaaaaaaagaaacatcttcacctggtatttttgttggtgtttataaaaaaaaacaaagaaaaacatatttttaagtATCAAGATTTCATTGAGATTAATATTGTTTCCCAAGTGTTAAATACGAACAAAATACTTTTAACTCCTCATCCAAGTTTGTTCACTATACATAACATACCATCACAGACTGCATCAGTCAGTTTCTTTTCCCATCCCACCCCACATTTTATCCCCTACTTAGTATAATTCCCACACATCTTTAActggattatatattatacaaatgaaatagaaacaaaagatTCCAcactttgttcttttcttttcaaagtcTTGTCAATTCACTCTTGTAGGATAAGCTTTCTATAGATATCTTCCATTGTGTGTATTTGGTGTTTCTTAAGGGCCCAGTGCTTTGAATTGTCTTCACTGAAACCATTTTTGATCCTATCTGAATCCTAACCATTGGAGGGCAGATCTTCATTTTCCAACTCCACTTTTCTCATTTCAACTTTCAATCAACATCCACACTCTAATTTCATTTCTTTGGTATTCCAACCTATTTTCATAATTCATTACTAAATttatcgtcttttttttttttttaaccttgttTTTCTTGATACCTCATATGCTGGTTTCCTTTTATTTCAGTTGATTCTTTAGAATTTTTGTGATGTGCTCAAATTAAATATGTTCTAAATAATTTATTAGTGTGACATAATTTCAACATCATGTACCTAATTGCTGCCTCAATTCTGCGAAAGTTTCTGACTTCTGTCTCGATTTAACAAAGGTAACTAGAAAACTGATTTCATGTGTTTCTCTGTTGAAATTGTTTGTGATATTTTAAGGGTATAGGTATTAGTGATTGCTTTATTTGTCTTTATTATTTACAGTGTTATTTTTAATTCCCATAAACTGTTAGGCCTAAACCCACActgatttaattttgaatttcaaaTGTGATTAGAAGTTGTTGTTAGTTGATGTCTCTTTTCAAATCATCTTTCATACCTCATAAATCTGTTAGCTCAGTGCAGACTTTAGCTTTCTCCATTGAGAATGAAGAATTAACCATAAAATATGACACATGCTTCCATATACTCACTGATCAATGTTTTGAttgtcatttaaattttatttccattccttagtttttttcttgttttattttttaagacaATGTCCCTTTTGCTTGTGATTATACCCAATGATTCACTTCCAGCAAAATAAAATCACCTTTCCCTATTTGTCTTCCCCCTTCTTATCAGTATTAAGGTCTGCCGttgttttctattttgctttGAAATGTTTCTTGTGTAGAGAAAGATAAAAGTCCTTTTATAGGATCTCTATTCTGACAGTTCTATTCTTAATGTTCTCCGACTCTACCCGTGTGGAAACCTGCTCAATGTACTGCCTGCATTTCTTCATTCCATGTTTCCAATGTCTATCACTTAAAACAGAGCCATTACAAACtttcaaaaaaggaagaaaaaaaaaggtggcaaaGCAGAGTGAACAAAAACCTTTTTtttaatcgttattattattttacaaattgtaattttaatattgagagaaaaaaaaaatggaaaatatttcccCACCTTTTTTGTGTTTGATATTTCTTAGCTGTAAGTTACCAATGTCTTAGATgtctgtaaaattttttttaaaaataaaaagaatattaaaagttCGTTTTTCTTTCATGGTTGTTTGTTTTAGCTTAAAAAAATGCATGTTTCTGGATTCTATTTgcgtctgggaagagtcattctgttttaacaCATTCTATTAAACATACTCACTGGTTCAATTTTGCTCCTCCCACCCCAGTtgtcattgcgtcttgcaacctcttcaatgtCTGTTATTAAAGAGGTGTAAGAAGCAACCTAAATTTTAAGTTGGAAAAAAactgagtggaaattgaactactgtgttaattaataaggcattaaaacagaatgactcttccAACACAACAaactatgcttcaacacacaaattcacataaaaaatcttgtaaactaaatacaaaaacgagatggcatgtaaaaagcaccattcaaacatggtcgttgccagtgacaCTTAAGAAAGCCactacacttggagtggttggcgttaggaagggcatccagctggagaaactctgccagatcagatttgagcctggtagatcattatcatcgtcgtttaatgtctgctttccatgctggcatgggttggacggtttgactgaaaactagtaagctggga comes from the Octopus sinensis linkage group LG11, ASM634580v1, whole genome shotgun sequence genome and includes:
- the LOC115217078 gene encoding RNA-binding protein lark; its protein translation is MPTKIFVGNVNPTTKAEQLRVLFEKYGKVTECDIIRNYAFVHMEYDSEAVQAIRQLNGYSVCNSRIRVELSHGKKTENADKKPTDRAFPPRKPLGQGGLSNFNSRFTPGSFNNNNNNNWSDNYDQRPRFRDNFPDYYERDGRMPSVPDRYPGGPMSDRMGSMQDRYPAQGPPRDRMMPPQHSERFPSSQPDRMRPSSPFDRRGAPPPPHAMRDNYYMDRDPYYRERSPLSRMPPDYYDRNMKRDYPPSPYQNNDNMGGFKRDTPMGRDMGMRSMGMDAPVRDQMPSSRGGMEPMRRDNMVGNRGPGPMGVGRDSYRQGDSMDHHNMGNRQMGSMMRDRQEMGGGGGGMNNSGGYNSYNGQQQGGGGGGGGGGGGGYGMNHSYNNFNNDRSRSGPGMDNNYRENYRDNNYRENNYRENNYRDNYQGMGGGGGGGVVVVIWGVVEVEDSKWARKKRVTYLTKVFYRQVQYFFKI